CCGTGGAGGACAAGAATCATCGTCTTCCCCTGCTCACGCCCATGAGCGAGGTGGCTGGCCGCATGGCCGTGCAAGAAGCGGCCAAGTACAGTGAACGGATTCATGGCGGCCGGGGCATCCTCTTCGGCGGGGTGACCGGCGTGGCCCCGGCCACCATCCTCGTCCTCGGGGGAGGCATTGTCGGGACCAACGCAGCCCTCATGGCCGCAGGGCTCGGAGCCAGGGTCTACATCCTGGACATGAACCTGGACCGACTCCGCTACCTTTCGGAGATCATGCCCAAGAACTGTATCCCGCTCATGTCCTCCCCGGCCGCCGTCCGTGAACTGTCGAAAGAGGCCGACGCGGTCATCGGAGCCGTGCTGGTCATCGGGGCCAAGGCCCCCAAGCTCATCACCCGGGAAATGCTCAAGGACATGAAGCCCGGTGCGGTCCTCGTGGACGTGGCCATCGACCAGGGCGGCTGTTTCGAAACGTCCAAGCCGACGACCCACAACAACCCGACCTACACCGTGGACGGCATCGTCCACTATTGTGTGGCCAACATGCCCGGGGCCGTGCCCATCAC
The sequence above is a segment of the Deltaproteobacteria bacterium genome. Coding sequences within it:
- the ald gene encoding alanine dehydrogenase, producing the protein MLVGILKEIKVEENRVCMTPAGAEMMIQNGHTVLVETMAGVGSGFPDEAYVQAGASIVKTPAEIFAKSDMVMHVKEPQPSEYQMVKKGQIVFTYFHFAADEQLTKNFQKTDSVAIAYETVEDKNHRLPLLTPMSEVAGRMAVQEAAKYSERIHGGRGILFGGVTGVAPATILVLGGGIVGTNAALMAAGLGARVYILDMNLDRLRYLSEIMPKNCIPLMSSPAAVRELSKEADAVIGAVLVIGAKAPKLITREMLKDMKPGAVLVDVAIDQGGCFETSKPTTHNNPTYTVDGIVHYCVANMPGAVPITSTIALTNATLPYAIRIANMGWKGACQADPGLKRGLNMVNGKITYREVAEAFNLDYTPVDEFF